From Megalops cyprinoides isolate fMegCyp1 chromosome 18, fMegCyp1.pri, whole genome shotgun sequence, one genomic window encodes:
- the LOC118793455 gene encoding hepatocyte growth factor activator has protein sequence MKMSLAIFLLLPCVFSARTRMVPPGYEVLNSRTAESETHLKVLTVNGKECKFPFRYGGIVYHRCIRNRSSKPWCATTYNFDRDLLWDYCLPETTDTRVSLFSENNVTDLCADKPCHNGGLCTNIPHSRSFECTCREGFTGKLCTQEQCYEEVHMKYYDIGESWGRIHRRNVEQCTCDNGEILCERVRYTACILNPCQNDGTCRLIISTGEAVCACRPGFAGQHCSITPEAECYENNGTEYRGTANVTISGARCLPWNSDLLNDELHVDNVENAALLGLGEHAFCRNPDDDEMPWCYIMKETEISWEYCDISPCRVALTLSRRVMSSDGPPPSEPEKPSRAPVCGKRHSKRMPRARILGGHSALPGLHPWVAALYIGESFCAGSLIASCWVVSAAHCFAGSPLVSSVRVVLGQHHFNDTGPNAKSYRIEKYIFPDQFSVYNPTLHDIVLIKLKKENGRCAKRSQFVQPICLPGKDITFPDYHCCQITGWGHMYEKANAYAKHLMEATVHIIPIEQCTRPDVYGQEVTANMLCAGSHRCIDACQGDSGGPLDCVKNGVHFLYGIISWGDGCGRNKKPGVYTRVSNYVDWINRIIKPKS, from the exons ATGAAGATGTCATTGGCAATATTTCTTCTGCTTCCTTGCGTATTCAGTGCAAGGACG CGAATGGTACCTCCTGGATACGAAGTACTGAATTCCAGGACCGCAGAGAGCGAAACTCACCTTAAAG TACTCACAGTGAATGGAAAAGAATGTAAATTCCCCTTCCGTTACGGTGGAATTGTTTATCATAGATGCATCCGGAACCGTTCTTCAAAGCCATG GTGTGCTACCACATATAACTTTGACCGGGATCTTCTCTGGGACTACTGTTTGCCAGAGACCACTGATACAAGGG tgtctttgttcTCAGAAAACAATGTCACAGACTTGTGTGCGGACAAGCCATGCCACAATGGTGGTCTCTGCACCAACATTCCTCACTCACGTTCCTTTGAGTGTACCTGCCGAGAGGGTTTCACAGGGAAGCTATGCACACAGG AACAGTGTTATGAGGAAGTTCACATGAAATATTATGACATTGGAGAATCCTGGGGAAGAATACACCGTCGGAATGTGGAACAGTGCACATGCGACAATGGAGAAATCCTCTGTGAACGTGTTCGATACACAG CCTGCATCTTGAACCCCTGTCAGAATGACGGAACCTGCAGACTGATCATATCCACAGGGGAGGCGGTGTGCGCCTGCAGGCCTGGCTTTGCTGGACAGCACTGCAGCATTA CCCCAGAGGCAGAGTGCTACGAGAACAATGGCACAGAGTATCGCGGCACGGCCAATGTAACCATATCCGGCGCCCGCTGCCTACCCTGGAATTCGGACCTGTTGAATGACGAGCTGCATGTGGACAATGTGGAGAACGCCGCCCTTCTGGGCCTAGGGGAGCATGCTTTCTGCAG GAACCCTGATGACGATGAGATGCCATGGTGTTACATAATGAAGGAGACTGAGATCTCCTGGGAGTACTGTGACATTTCCCCATGCAGAGTGGCTTTGA CGCTGTCGCGGCGTGTGATGAGCTCGGACGGCCCGCCCCCCTCGGAGCCGGAAAAGCCGAGCCGCGCGCCCGTCTGCGGGAAGAGGCACTCCAAGAGGATGCCCAGGGCACGCATACTGGGCGGACACTCCGCCCTGCCGGGCCTCCACCCCTGGGTGGCGGCGCTGTACATCGGGGAGTCCTTCTGCGCGGGGAGTCTCATCGCCTCCTGCTGGGTGGTGTCTGCCGCGCACTGCTTCGCAGGCAG CCCCCTTGTGTCCAGTGTGCGTGTTGTCTTGGGTCAGCATCACTTCAATGACACGGGTCCGAATGCCAAATCCTATAGGATTGAGAAGTACATCTTTCCTGATCAGTTTTCAGTGTACAATCCCACACTCCATGACATTG TCCTTATCAAACTGAAGAAGGAAAATGGAAGATGTGCCAAAAGAAGTCAGTTTGTACAGCCCATCTGCCTGCCTGGAAAAGATATAACTTTCCCTGACTATCACTGCTGCCAGATCACAGGATGGGGTCACATGTATGAGA AGGCTAACGCATATGCAAAGCACTTGATGGAGGCCACCGTTCACATCATACCCATTGAGCAGTGCACCAGGCCGGACGTGTACGGCCAAGAGGTCACAGCCAACATGCTGTGTGCTGGGAGCCACCGCTGTATAGATGCCTGTCAG GGAGACTCTGGGGGCCCCCTGGATTGTGTGAAGAACGGGGTTCACTTCCTGTATGGGATCATCAGCTGGGGAGATGGCTGTGGAAGGAACAAGAAGCCTGGAGTCTACACCAGGGTCTCCAACTATGTGGACTGGATCAACCGCATCATCAAGCCCAAGTCTTAA